One Denticeps clupeoides chromosome 10, fDenClu1.1, whole genome shotgun sequence genomic window carries:
- the exosc10 gene encoding exosome complex component 10 → MAASGTSSAGDAKLNNTSEPSCDAKGENEHFPGFKDVDAFVKHGLGAVVAATKASSALPQPGDEFDFYRSFPGFRHFCASQGDKLLHCMSQIMQYHGCMSHMRVCNKLTGLEDQFDRVADSNDVILEKVDILLDEASGVNRSQEPVMPAGYQPPKIVVSSWNRKGDGSAYKSETFRLLHARNIQRPQLQFKDKVDNSNTPFISKIFVKPNAQMPLPSYFTNKHTRNERPEDLDVPAALADFIHQQRTQEHKDDMFSHPYQYELDHLTLPEILTVRCEPQMFKPLSDTSCLFVNTLEDLVALNEKLARTTEFAVDLEHHSYRSFLGITCLMQISTRDEDFIVDTLVLRSEMYILNETFTDPNIVKVFHGADADIEWLQKDFGLYVVNMFDTHQASRMLNLGRNSLDHLLKVFCDITSDKRYQLADWRIRPLPDEMFQYAQADTHYLLYIYDRLRADLLDMGHGNPGLIQSVWLKSRDICLKKYVKPIFTEQSYLEMYKKQKKPFHTQQLSAFRLLFAWRDKLARREDESTGYVLPNHMMLKISEELPKEPQGIIACCNPTPPLVRQQINELNLLVKEARQVPLLKSEVLDEQKKSVTPKRKPDSSLFGPHDASHVSETDLSFQETPTKSGVLFPDEVEELVPLVATAKVKLFEDWKEDSSTLTVAQKKAHSIMESFENPFRMYLPSKDIHISKTAKYDPSSKIYEISNRWKLLSAEQQQQEAKERKKDKEQTKKAAEERKKAERTYKEALQDVITVRQEAAEAGQHRKKRERVVSEVGEQAPQPDLKVQKTSGGPADVHMASSSSKKPMKLAEKSKNPDLAQPTTFTPFDYSQSSLKVFSGAKVKDAAQFDPNRQVHVLRKKNPKGQKQSSQTRSMSYTAAKSERGFYRTWPKR, encoded by the exons ATGGCTGCGTCGGGCACGAGTAGTGCTGGCGACGCCAAACTAAATAATACCTCTGAGCCAAGCTGCGATGCGAAGGGCGAAAACGAACATTTCCCAGGATTTAAGGACGTGGACGCATTTGTCAAG CATGGCCTGGGAGCCGTGGTCGCTGCTACGAAGGCTTCTTCTGCGCTCCCGCAGCCTGGGGATGAATTTGACTTCTACCGCAGCTTTCCTGGCTTTCGACACTTCTGCGCGTCTCAGGGGGATAAACTTCTCCACTG TATGAGCCAGATTATGCAGTACCATGGCTGCATGTCTCACATGAGGGTTTGCAACAAACTGACAGGCCTGGAAGACCAGTTTGATCGCGTGGCAGATTCCAATGATGTGATTCTGGAGAAAGTG GATATTCTGCTGGATGAAGCTTCTGGGGTGAACAGGTCGCAGGAGCCAGTAATGCCAGCCGGCTACCAGCCTCCTAAGATTGTTGTGTCCAGTTGGAACCGCAAG GGAGATGGCTCTGCCTATAAATCAGAGACTTTCAGACTTTTGCATGCCAGAAATATCCAGAGGCCACAGTTGCAATTCAAGGACAAGGTGGACAACAGCAACACTCCTTTTATTTCTAAAATCTTTGTGAAGCCCAACGCCCAAATGCCACTTCCTTCAT ACTTCACTAATAAACACACCCGCAATGAGAGACCAGAGGATTTGGACGTGCCTGCAGCTTTGGCGGACTTTATCCACCAACAGAGAACCCAGGAACACAAGGACGATAT GTTCAGTCATCCTTATCAATATGAACTGGACCACTTGACCTTGCCTGAAATATTAACTGTGAGGTGTGAGCCGCAG ATGTTCAAACCCCTCTCTGACACCAGCTGCCTGTTCGTCAACACATTAGAGGATCTGGttgcattgaatgagaaactgGCCAGGACAACAGAATTTGCTGTAGATTTGGAG CATCATTCCTATAGGAGCTTTCTTGGTATTACCTGTTTGATGCAAATATCGACAAGGGATGAAGATTTCATTGTTGACACTTTGGTGCTCCGCAGTGAAATGTATATCCTGAATGAGACTTTCACTGATCCCAACATTGTGAAG GTTTTCCATGGCGCAGACGCTGATATCGAGTGGCTGCAGAAGGACTTCGGCCTGTATGTTGTTAACATGTTTGACACGCATCAAGCTTCCCGCATGCTCAACCTCGGTAGAAATTCACTGGACCACCTCCTCAAAGTCTTCTGCGATATTACCTCAGACAAACGTTACCAGCTGGCTGACTGGAGAATACG ACCTTTACCAGATGAGATGTTTCAGTATGCTCAGGCTGACACCCACTACCTGCTCTACATCTACGATCGTCTGAGGGCTGACCTGCTTGATATGGGCCACGGGAATCCTGGCCTCATTCAGTCTGTGTGGCTCAAAAGTCGAGACATCTGTCTGAAG aaatatgTAAAGCCAATCTTCACAGAGCAATCATATCTGGAGATGTACAAAAAGCAGAAGAAGCCTTTTCACACTCAACAGCTGTCTGCCTTCAGGCTTCTGTTTGCATGGAGAGATAAGCTAGCCAGACGGGAGGATGAGAGCACGGG gTATGTCCTGCCCAATCACATGATGCTGAAGATTTCAGAAGAGCTGCCAAA AGAGCCACAAGGAATAATTGCCTGCTGTAACCCAACACCCCCACTGGTGCGACAGCAGATCAATGAGCTAAACCTCCTTGTGAAGGAGGCCAGACAAGTCCCATTGCTGAAG AGTGAAGTTCTGGATGAGCAGAAGAAATCCGTGACTCCTAAAAGAAAG cccgACTCATCATTGTTTGGTCCTCATGATGCATCCCATGTTTCAGAGACTGACCTCTCTTTTCAAG AGACTCCTACAAAATCAGGAGTGTTGTTCCCTGATGAAGTTGAGGAACTTGTGCCCCTTGTAGCCACAGCCAAAGTAAAATTGTTTGAG GATTGGAAAGAAGATTCCAGCACCCTCACTGTGGCCCAGAAGAAAGCTCACAGCATCATGGAGTCTTTTGAAAATCCTTTCAGAATG TATCTTCCATCAAAGGATATTCACATTTCAAAAACTGCTAAATATGACCCATCATCAAAAATATATGAG ATAAGCAACAGGTGGAAGCTCCTCAGTGCTGAGCAGCAGCAACAGGAGGCAAAGGAGAGGAAAAAGGACAAGGAGCAGACGAAGAAAGCAGCAG AAGAGCGCAAAAAGGCTGAAAGGACTTATAAAGAAGCTCTTCAGGATGTCATAACTGTCCGTCAGGAGGCAGCG GAAGCAGGACAGCAtagaaagaagagagaaaggGTGGTTAGTGAAGTAGGAGAGCAAGCTCCTCAACCTGACCTTAAGGTTCAGAAAACATCAGGAGGGCCAGCAGATGTTCACATGGCTTCATCCTCCAGCAAGAAACCCATGAAACTTGCTGAAAAATCCAAAAACCCCGACCTGGCGCAACCCACGACCTTCACCCCATTCGACTACAGCCAGTCCAGCCTGAAAGTATTTTCAG ggGCTAAAGTGAAGGATGCTGCACAGTTTGATCCAAACAGACAAGTGCACGTTCTGAGAAAG AAAAATCCCAAAGGGCAGAAACAGAGCTCTCAAACCAGAAGTATGTCTTATACGGCGGCCAAATCTGAAAG agggTTCTATCGAACTTGGCCTAAAAGATAA
- the sst6.1 gene encoding cortistatin: MQLVASVVSLMLVVYSVKAAAALPLEDRSPTHARELSKERKELILKLVSSLLDGVDTLPGDELTSDLEEPLESRLEERAVYNRLSQLPQRDRKAPCKNFFWKTFTSC; this comes from the exons atgCAGCTGGTGGCCAGTGTGGTGTCTCTCATGCTGGTGGTGTACAGTGTGAAAGCAGCAGCCGCACTTCCTCTGGAGGACAGGAGTCCCACACATGCCAGG GAGCTAAGCAAAGAGCGCAAGGAGCTGATCCTGAAACTGGTGTCGAGCTTGCTCGATGGAGTGGACACGTTGCCCGGGGATGAGCTTACCAGTGACCTGGAGGAGCCTCTGGAGTCTCGTCTGGAGGAGAGAGCCGTCTACAACCGGTTATCACAGCTGCCGCAGCGCGACCGCAAAGCACCGTGTAAGAACTTCTTCTGGAAGACCTTCACGTCCTGCTAA
- the srm gene encoding spermidine synthase, translated as MDNIKEGWFTETCTLWPGQAMSLQVEEVLYHQKSQFQDVMVFKSKTYGNVLVLDGVIQCTERDEFSYQEMIANLPLCSHPCPKKVLIIGGGDGGVLREVVKHPLVESVVQCEIDEDVINVSKKYLPGMAKGFFSPKLTLNVGDGFEFMKQNQDAFDVIITDSSDPVGPAESLFKESYYKLMKTALRDGGILCCQGECQWLHLELIKEMRTFCKTLFPVVDYAYCTIPTYPSGQIGFMLCSKNPQTNFREPVRELMRDEVEDMSLKYYNPEIHRAAFVLPEFARKVLNEA; from the exons ATGGATAATATAAAAGAAGGATGGTTTACAGAGACTTGTACCTTATGGCCTGGACAAGCCATGAGTCTTCAAGTAGAGGAGGTTCTGTACCATCAAAAATCACAATTTCAGGATGTCATggtttttaaaag CAAGACGTATGGAAATGTGCTGGTTTTGGATGGAGTTATCCAGTGTACTGAGAGAGATGAGTTTTCCTACCAGGAGATGATCGCCAACCTACCCCTCTGCTCCCATCCCTGCCCCAAGAAG GTTCTGATTATCGGTGGTGGGGATGGAGGTGTTCTGAGGGAGGTGGTGAAGCATCCGCTGGTGGAGTCTGTGGTTCAGTGTGAGATTGATGAG GATGTGATCAATGTGTCCAAGAAGTATCTCCCTGGAATGGCAAAGGGCTTCTTCAGTCCCAAACTTACTCTCAACGTTGGAGATGGGTTTGAGTTCATGAAGCAAAACCAGGATGCCTTTGACGTCATCATCACTGACTCCTCGGACCCTGTTG GTCCAGCAGAAAGCTTGTTCAAGGAATCCTACTACAAGCTAATGAAGACCGCATTACGGGACGGAGGAATTCTGTGTTGCCAAG GAGAATGCCAGTGGCTACACTTGGAGCTGATTAAAGAGATGCGGACGTTTTGCAAGACCCTATTCCCAGTAGTGGATTATGCCTACTGCACAATTCCCACCTACCCAAGCGGACAGATTGGCTTCATGCTCTGCAGCAAAAATCCA CAAACAAATTTCCGTGAGCCTGTAAGAGAACTGATGAGGGACGAGGTCGAGGACATGAGCCTGAAGTACTATAACCCTGAAATCCACAGGGCTGCATTTGTTCTACCAGAGTTTGCCAGGAAG GTATTGAATGAAGCATAA